The genomic interval GTCCATGACGAGCCTGAGCCACCACGGACTCATCAACTGTTACAGGATTTTCTTCACTGGTGTGCTGAGATATTTCAGTCATTATCTTTCTCTTCTCAACGTGTGACGTGGATTTTAATCCTGCACATCAAAATTGTCAGCAACTGCACGCAACACATGAGCAAGTTTCTGTGATTCGCGCACTTGAGGGTAACGTCCTCGACGTAAACTGTTACCTGCTGAATCGAGCAGTTTAATCACATCTTCTACAATGCTTGCCATGTCTTCAGGCTTTGGCCTGGTGGCTTTAACCACTGACATTGCTGGACCAATAACGCGCACATCCATTGCTTGAGGTCCGCGTCGGCTCTCAAT from Alloscardovia omnicolens carries:
- a CDS encoding cold-shock protein, translated to MPSGKVRWFDADKKFGFISSDDGEDVFVPATALPAGATTLRSGAKVEFSRIESRRGPQAMDVRVIGPAMSVVKATRPKPEDMASIVEDVIKLLDSAGNSLRRGRYPQVRESQKLAHVLRAVADNFDVQD